GCAAGCTATCGAAAAGGGCGAGCAGGTCTCCTGGACTGCGCATGTGCAGATTATGAAGCCGGAGGAGGCGGACCCGAGGAAACTGGGGTTCGATCCATTTGACGTTACGAAGGTTTGGCCGAAGAAGCAGTTTCCGGTGCGTATCCGCTTTTCCAACCCAAGGTAAATGTAGGGTTTGGCTGATAATTGTGGCAGCTGCACAGATTCGGCAAGTTGCACTTCAACAAAAACCCCGAAAATTACCACCGAGATGTCGAGCAAGCAGCCTTCTCGCCAGGAAGCATGGTCCCCGGAATCGAAGACAGTCCTGACCCCCTCCTCCAATTCCGGATGTTCTTCTACCGCGACGCGCAGTACCACCGCATTGGCATTAACCTGCACCAAGTCCCAGGTATCTCTCCCTCCTACAACTATATACTGCTGCGCAAGTTTTTAATCACAAGAACAGTGAACTGTCCCTTCATGGCCAGCTCCTACTCCTCCCTGAACTTCGACGGCCCACTGCGCGTCGATGCAAACCACGCCATGAACCCACAATACGCACCAAACAGCTTCGCGAACAAATTCCGCCCCGACACAGCAGAATGCCCCTACGCCCTAGGCGACAACACCGTTTCCCGCAAATCGCACTTCTACCACGAGGGTAAAGCATCTGAATACGAGCAGCCTCGGGAGCTCTACAGAAGAGTTATGGATGCGAAATCCCGCGCAAGGCTGCATTCGAATACGGCAAGGTTATTGAGACTGGTTGAGTATCAGGAGATTGTGGTGAAGTATCTGGTGCAGGTGTATTGTGTGGCGGGGGAGTATGCGAAGGGGGTTTATGAGCTGTTGCCCGAGCCGGGATTTGGGTTTGAGgaggtggagaggagggttCGGGGTGCTGCGGGTGttgggaaggagaagaagttTTTGCCGACGGATGGGGAGGTGCTTATGGGGACTTGTCCGAAGCAGCCGATTTATACAGAGGTCGATAGGGTGTAACGGAGCGTGTTGCGTTGTAGAATAACCAGTGTCTAATAGTGTCTAATATTTGCTCGTCATGTACGTAACCTAAGGGGATTCAGTCATGTCTATATCTACGGAAGGAAACCCATGTGCTCATCCCCCAGCAAACCCCTAAGTACATCCTCCTTAAGTTCCTCGATCCCAAGCGAGAGATTCACCCACTTCCCCTTTCCTTCCCGTCTGAGCTGCTGCACCTGTTGCTGGACCGTCCTCGCGGTACGCACAGTCTCCCGATAACGCTCTAGCTCCTTCGCGCGTCGGTACTTGACGCGTTCGACTTCCACGTCCCAGGAAGTATCACTCCCgctatcatcgtcatcggTCTCGATTCCCCTTATACGGGACAAAGATGGCGGCGGGGTTGGCGGTGCGTGGATGGACGATGCTAGTGATCGGAACGCAGGCGATTGGTAcgcttgttgctgttgtggcCGCGTCCCCGCCGACGTTGATGGCCTTCCGGCACCAGCATCACGAGTATGCATACCAAGAATCTCAGCATCATCAATATGCGGCAACCACCCAGGTCCCAAACAAATCCACTCAATATCTCTCCAAGCTCCGTTCCACTCAGGTCCCGTGCGATATACCTCGCCATCAGGGCCGTGTCCCGTCCAACTTAGCGCCGGAATCCAGTCACCACAACCTTCGAGATCCAGCCATTTCAGGCAGTAAGTAGCATGTGATAGTTTGCGCAAGATACCCGCTGCTTCGGCCCAGTTGTTCTCCATAGCGGAGTAGCTGTCTGTGCCGCCGTAAGAGAACGTGAGGGATCTGTGAGTTGGGTGGCGAACGCGAGCGTTAATGGCGTTTGGTGTGAGAGTTGGAACGGGCCAGTGGGCGAGTGATAGATGAGTGAGAATCGATAAACGGGAGAGTAGCTTGAGGAGGGATTTCCAGTTCGCGGCGGAAGGATGGGGGTGCGCCAGGGACAGAAAGCGGAGGTTCTCAAATCGACAGCCGTGCTCAAGAGACTTTGGTATAGATGAAGCTTCTTCCTCGTAATCCTCCCATGATGCCGGGACAGGTTCCTTCGACTTGCGCGGTAAGTTTACGGCATCAGGCCTCTGCGACAGAAACAATTCATTGTTAAGCTCCTTGAACCCCATCCATCTTCCCAGTGCACCGCCAAAGTCCAATCGGGAGATACCATCCAATTCAGACCCTTGATAATCCTCGTCGCTCTCATCGACAGCAATCAACGGTTTCAACCCACGCACCAACCCCCTCAGCGGCTGATCCCTCCCATAAACAGTAATATAACTCAGCAACAACACTTTAACTTGCGCAGGGAGCATAGCCAGAAACTGTCCATCGTATGCTACATGCCATGCCCAGTGCTGGGCCATGGCCTTGAGAGTCATGTGTAATAGGCCATTTCGCGGAGGGAATGTCGTCCCCGGTAGTCGTTCTAGTCGGTAGATAACTCGTTCTGTTTCTGCGGCGGTATCGACATCGTCTTGTTCGGAATCGGGTTCGTTGCTGGTACTTTGGTTATTTCCCAATAGCCAGCTCTCTGGTGGCGGGGGTCCCGGGGTTCTTCTCAATCGTCCAACGCCGACACGGCGCGCATTGGGGCGGGGTCGCGGAGGCGGCGTTTCGGGGAGTTCGAGAAGATTTCGCAGAGAGGGATGCACAGATCGAGGAGTGATGACGCCGGAGGGACTTGAGGTACGATCATCAGAGCTGGATACTTGGGTGcggcggagatgatgaatCAGGTCGTTGACGGATGGCTGGGCGCTTGACGATGATCGGAACCTGTCATTTTGAGAATTTCGAGGAGAACTGAGAAGAGTATGATGCGGAGTGTCGACAGGCTTTGTGAAGATCGGGTTATGTCGTTTTTTGGGCATAAATGCTGGAGTGTTCAAGGAACGTTGGTGGGAGAATGTGAGTTGCGGAGATGCTCGGATTGCCAAGTCCAAACACAAGTAATTTGCCCCCGGCATAGCCACCACGAACGGAAACAGAATGAATAAAAATATATACACATTTATGGATGTTATACAATGCTCTCGCTTGTTTAATAATACACTATGGTTCAGAATCCTGCTTAGGAACCTCTCAAATATCCCGAACCCATGAATCGTCCTTCATCTTACCCTCACGCTTAGGACCTTCTTCGAGCCATGTCTCCACGAGACCTTCCTTAGGATCCTCATCAGGCAATCCTCTAGTCCGCCGGACATCCAGCACAAGGTCTCTTATCTTCTTGGTGACTTCTCTGCGCAGCTCGACTGCTTCCTCACCATACAGCAGTTCCTCGTTTAGAACTCCGAGCGGAAGATCTCGAGCGGAGGGCGAGCTCTTTTCAACTTTCTCCCTAAGTTGCTTCCATCGTCTTCTGTACTCGCCGAACACGGTTTCCGTATCGACCTTGTTTCCGAACGTGATGCTAATGTTCTTTCCCGCTCGGGGTAGGAATCGTGGGAACTTGCGGCTTTCATGCATAACCTGGTCCAAACCCTCCAGCCAGATGGGCACAACATCTGGGCACTCACTGGCTTCTAGGATAAGTCGTGCAACTCCCCATTTGAAATACCGCATCGTCTTATGCGGCGCCTGGTGAATCTTTCCTTCAGGGAAGATGTGCATCCACGCATGCGAGTTGCAGGCATAAGCGGAGGGCGCCAGGTGAGAATCCTGACCATTCGTCGTGTAGGCAGTAGGAAGGTCGGAAAATGGGTCAACGCAGACATTCTGTATGCTCCAATCCTGACGTTCTGGCAAAGCACGGTAGGAGTCAACAGGAAACGGTCCTTTTGAAAGTAATCGAATCGCCTGGGTCACTGCAGGCTGCGAAAGACCACCGAAGGGCGAATGCGCAAGTCGATGGGTGGGTAGCACTTGGCCCATTGTGAAGAACAATGCCAGCGGTCTGGAAACCCCATTAAGTATATCGTCAGCCAAGTCTCATATCAGAGATAAGAGCGGAAAGGCTTGAGTCGTACCGGCCTTGGTAACAAATATCATGACTCCCAAAAGACCACCGCATGTTCGTCGCCGGGAATCGCATATGGTATCGCATTGGCAAAGCTCCCCACATAATTGGATCATCCATTCTATCGTGAGTTACCGGTCAGCATTCTTCCTTGCTGTAGACCTGCTTATTCGATCGACCGTCAACGTACGTACACGCTCGTGTGATTTGAGACTATCCAGTGAAACAATCAATTAGCCGGTCCCCGACGTAGTCCGCATAGATGACCTACCAGTGAGCAACCCCCTGGTCCTCTGCGCCGGATCCTTCCTCGACTCAATAACCTCCAGAAACGACTCCAACCCATTGACCTCCGGATGGCTCAACCCATACAGAAACCCGCGACACAACGCACTCACGCCGAGCATGGTCGTCGAAGACAGCAGCCTCCATGGCAGAGAAGGGCATTCTGCCGTAGCTGCGCCGGAATCCCCATCGCTGGACATGGCGGCTGCTAGAGAGATCCCATCAATAGAATAAGCTAGTAatacaacaagaagaagaatagaaGAGGTAGGAAAAAGAGTGAAGTTGAACTCCGAATTTCTTTCTGCTCCCCGGATCGGCGGGCGTGGGAGCTATACCGCGCCGTGATTGGCCCGCTGCGTCATGCCGCCTTTTTTTCGCCCATTGACTGCGGTTAAGCGATCATCCCCGACTTCAATCTTCTGCTTTCGTTACCGGTTGCCAATTCTCCGAAATAGCAGAGGAAAATGTTCAAGCCTACATCGGCCCTCTTTTCGGGTCTTCTTTGGTAAGTCTGCTTTATCGCGACTTCGCTATCCCTCATAATGGATGAGCGTGGTGGTCCCGCACACTCCGCCGTCCAtagcaacaaaagaaaacgaacACGAGACT
This sequence is a window from Aspergillus chevalieri M1 DNA, chromosome 5, nearly complete sequence. Protein-coding genes within it:
- a CDS encoding catalase (COG:P;~EggNog:ENOG410PGR0;~InterPro:IPR018028,IPR011614,IPR010582,IPR024711, IPR037060,IPR020835;~PFAM:PF00199,PF06628;~go_function: GO:0004096 - catalase activity [Evidence IEA];~go_function: GO:0020037 - heme binding [Evidence IEA];~go_process: GO:0006979 - response to oxidative stress [Evidence IEA];~go_process: GO:0055114 - oxidation-reduction process [Evidence IEA]); the protein is MATHPLQALGEAIGGVGGDPRALQLSSLFQGANDGPARTAAKLTGVQEPGKRADDGPYFTNNEGIPFPDGAHSKTAGEFGEDGSSFGAFGYFETTKDMSHLTKADFLKSPGLKTPVFMRFSTVTLGREFPDLARNPRGFAIKFYTGEGNYDVPVFFCRDPIQGPDVIRSQYRNPQNFLLDHNSLFDLLANTPEGNHAALMYFSDHGTPVGWRNQHGYGCHTFKWVNKDGTFVYIKYHFLVDKGQKQFTADEALQFGGQDPDFSKRDLWQAIEKGEQVSWTAHVQIMKPEEADPRKLGFDPFDVTKVWPKKQFPLHRFGKLHFNKNPENYHRDVEQAAFSPGSMVPGIEDSPDPLLQFRMFFYRDAQYHRIGINLHQVPGISPSYNYILLRKFLITRTVNCPFMASSYSSLNFDGPLRVDANHAMNPQYAPNSFANKFRPDTAECPYALGDNTVSRKSHFYHEGKASEYEQPRELYRRVMDAKSRARLHSNTARLLRLVEYQEIVVKYLVQVYCVAGEYAKGVYELLPEPGFGFEEVERRVRGAAGVGKEKKFLPTDGEVLMGTCPKQPIYTEVDRV
- a CDS encoding uncharacterized protein (COG:I;~EggNog:ENOG410PGF9) — translated: MPKKRHNPIFTKPVDTPHHTLLSSPRNSQNDRFRSSSSAQPSVNDLIHHLRRTQVSSSDDRTSSPSGVITPRSVHPSLRNLLELPETPPPRPRPNARRVGVGRLRRTPGPPPPESWLLGNNQSTSNEPDSEQDDVDTAAETERVIYRLERLPGTTFPPRNGLLHMTLKAMAQHWAWHVAYDGQFLAMLPAQVKVLLLSYITVYGRDQPLRGLVRGLKPLIAVDESDEDYQGSELDGISRLDFGGALGRWMGFKELNNELFLSQRPDAVNLPRKSKEPVPASWEDYEEEASSIPKSLEHGCRFENLRFLSLAHPHPSAANWKSLLKLLSRLSILTHLSLAHWPVPTLTPNAINARVRHPTHRSLTFSYGGTDSYSAMENNWAEAAGILRKLSHATYCLKWLDLEGCGDWIPALSWTGHGPDGEVYRTGPEWNGAWRDIEWICLGPGWLPHIDDAEILGMHTRDAGAGRPSTSAGTRPQQQQAYQSPAFRSLASSIHAPPTPPPSLSRIRGIETDDDDSGSDTSWDVEVERVKYRRAKELERYRETVRTARTVQQQVQQLRREGKGKWVNLSLGIEELKEDVLRGLLGDEHMGFLP
- a CDS encoding tafazzin (COG:I;~EggNog:ENOG410PGF9;~InterPro:IPR000872,IPR002123;~PFAM:PF01553;~go_function: GO:0016746 - transferase activity, transferring acyl groups [Evidence IEA];~go_process: GO:0006644 - phospholipid metabolic process [Evidence IEA]); amino-acid sequence: MSSDGDSGAATAECPSLPWRLLSSTTMLGVSALCRGFLYGLSHPEVNGLESFLEVIESRKDPAQRTRGLLTVSNHTSVMDDPIMWGALPMRYHMRFPATNMRWSFGSHDICYQGRPLALFFTMGQVLPTHRLAHSPFGGLSQPAVTQAIRLLSKGPFPVDSYRALPERQDWSIQNVCVDPFSDLPTAYTTNGQDSHLAPSAYACNSHAWMHIFPEGKIHQAPHKTMRYFKWGVARLILEASECPDVVPIWLEGLDQVMHESRKFPRFLPRAGKNISITFGNKVDTETVFGEYRRRWKQLREKVEKSSPSARDLPLGVLNEELLYGEEAVELRREVTKKIRDLVLDVRRTRGLPDEDPKEGLVETWLEEGPKREGKMKDDSWVRDI